One Candidatus Campbellbacteria bacterium genomic region harbors:
- a CDS encoding type IIA DNA topoisomerase subunit B — MPKKTEPKIKESSYTASDITVLEGLDPVRKRPGMYIGTTGPDGLHHLITEVFDNSRDEAMGGYANDIEIVLLPGKRVRVTDNGRGIPVDKHKQTGVSALQTIMTVLHAGGKFGGEGYKVSGGLHGVGVSVVNALSSYMRTDVYRDGGHYMQEYHQGKPKGSTKKLESSNLRGTTQTFEADPEIFPEIVYNWDKIVNHMRQQAYLVRGLRIAVIDAREAGDTVDFNETMYTRDLGLDVPSMTFYFEGGLISFIRHQNEFQKSLHKTIFFVEKEQEGVDVEVALQYVDDVTNHIFAFANNTYNSEGGTHITGFKTALTRTLNIYAKKTNILKESDGPFSGDDVLEGLSAVVSVKLREIQFEGQTKAKLGSVEARSAVEAVFGEAFTVFLEEHPEEARAIISKVVLALRARKAAKAAKDSILRKGALEGMTLPGKLADCQTKDASESELFIVEGESAGGTAKTGRDRRTQAILPLRGKILNVERARLDRMLGSEQIKNLVIALGTAISDTFDISKLRYHKVVIATDADVDGAHIRTLLLTLFYRYFKPLIEGGFIYIAQPPLYKVKKAKEVHYFYTEEEKDAFLKEEGVDVRDVEEESEGSNENGEGEEPEDVSEANEANETKKLTKQPKLSIQRYKGLGEMNADELWETTMDPARRILKQVDIEDAQEADRIFDILMGTDVPSRKTFIQSNAKLANIDI, encoded by the coding sequence ATGCCTAAAAAGACCGAACCAAAAATAAAAGAATCGTCGTATACAGCATCAGACATCACTGTTCTCGAGGGTCTTGATCCAGTACGAAAGCGTCCGGGTATGTACATCGGTACGACTGGTCCTGATGGATTACACCACCTTATCACTGAGGTGTTTGATAACTCACGCGATGAAGCGATGGGTGGATATGCAAATGATATTGAGATTGTACTTCTTCCAGGAAAACGTGTTCGTGTGACGGACAACGGTCGTGGTATTCCCGTCGACAAGCATAAACAGACAGGTGTTTCTGCCCTTCAAACCATCATGACGGTTCTCCACGCGGGAGGAAAATTTGGTGGTGAAGGATATAAAGTTTCGGGAGGATTGCACGGGGTGGGAGTATCTGTGGTGAACGCACTCTCAAGTTACATGCGCACTGACGTCTATCGCGACGGAGGGCACTACATGCAGGAATATCATCAAGGTAAGCCAAAAGGCAGTACGAAAAAACTGGAGAGTTCTAATTTGCGTGGAACGACACAGACGTTCGAGGCAGATCCAGAAATTTTTCCAGAAATTGTGTACAACTGGGACAAGATTGTTAACCACATGCGCCAACAGGCGTACTTGGTGCGCGGATTGCGTATTGCAGTGATAGACGCACGAGAAGCGGGTGACACGGTAGATTTTAATGAAACAATGTACACACGAGATCTCGGGCTCGATGTGCCATCAATGACGTTTTACTTTGAAGGTGGGCTTATTTCATTCATTCGACACCAAAATGAATTTCAGAAATCATTGCACAAAACTATTTTCTTTGTTGAAAAAGAACAAGAGGGTGTTGATGTTGAAGTTGCATTGCAATACGTTGATGATGTTACGAATCACATTTTTGCGTTTGCAAACAATACGTACAACAGTGAAGGGGGAACACACATCACTGGATTTAAGACTGCACTAACTCGAACCCTCAACATATACGCAAAGAAAACAAATATTTTAAAGGAATCAGACGGCCCGTTTTCTGGAGATGATGTGCTCGAGGGGCTCTCTGCTGTCGTGTCTGTAAAACTTCGAGAGATTCAATTCGAAGGTCAAACAAAAGCAAAACTGGGAAGTGTTGAAGCTCGAAGTGCCGTTGAAGCAGTATTTGGTGAGGCGTTCACCGTCTTTCTTGAAGAACATCCAGAAGAAGCTCGTGCAATCATCAGTAAGGTAGTACTCGCGCTTCGCGCTCGTAAGGCTGCAAAAGCAGCAAAAGATAGTATTTTGCGAAAAGGTGCACTTGAAGGAATGACGCTTCCGGGGAAATTGGCAGATTGTCAGACAAAAGACGCTTCGGAATCAGAACTTTTCATTGTGGAGGGAGAATCAGCTGGAGGTACGGCAAAAACAGGGCGTGATCGTCGCACACAAGCAATCCTTCCGTTGCGTGGAAAAATTCTCAACGTGGAACGCGCACGACTTGATCGTATGCTTGGTTCTGAACAAATAAAAAATTTGGTGATTGCGCTTGGTACTGCTATCTCGGATACGTTTGATATTTCAAAACTTCGCTATCACAAAGTTGTGATTGCGACAGACGCCGACGTGGACGGTGCACACATTCGCACACTTTTGCTCACATTGTTTTATAGGTACTTTAAACCGCTGATTGAAGGTGGGTTTATTTACATTGCCCAACCACCACTCTACAAGGTGAAGAAAGCAAAAGAGGTGCACTATTTCTATACCGAAGAAGAGAAAGATGCATTCTTGAAAGAAGAAGGAGTTGACGTGCGGGATGTTGAAGAAGAGTCGGAGGGTTCTAATGAAAATGGAGAAGGTGAAGAACCTGAAGATGTTTCTGAAGCTAATGAAGCTAACGAAACTAAAAAGCTAACCAAGCAACCAAAACTGTCCATTCAACGATACAAAGGTCTTGGAGAAATGAATGCTGATGAGTTGTGGGAAACAACAATGGATCCTGCGCGACGTATCTTGAAGCAAGTTGATATCGAAGACGCACAAGAGGCGGATCGTATCTTTGATATTCTTATGGGAACAGACGTACCATCACGTAAGACGTTTATTCAGAGTAATGCAAAACTCGCGAATATTGATATCTAG
- a CDS encoding sortase, whose product MEHTAPHKNIKTHTQPQSPAGAFLALLTEHPVLVSILWGGFFIVLLGLSFALGLVPKLDTETPTVAVASTTVFQQVSASQEDSSPVRIVIERVGVDVMISNPETRDIETLDAALLNGAVHYPGSGNLEDTSNMFIFGHSTGFRVVQNEAFKAFSGLKNIHNDDLIRVQSKTKEYVYRVTKTSLVDADNVLVDLSSTHKKLTLSTCNAFGQKQERYVVEADFVGSYTLTPQ is encoded by the coding sequence ATGGAACATACAGCTCCACACAAAAATATCAAAACACACACACAACCACAGAGTCCTGCGGGTGCCTTTTTGGCACTTCTTACGGAACACCCTGTGTTGGTGAGTATTTTGTGGGGTGGATTTTTCATTGTCCTTCTCGGTCTTTCGTTTGCTCTTGGATTGGTACCAAAACTCGATACGGAAACTCCTACTGTTGCAGTTGCAAGCACAACGGTGTTTCAACAGGTATCAGCGTCACAGGAAGATAGTTCACCGGTGCGTATTGTGATTGAACGTGTTGGTGTGGATGTGATGATTAGTAATCCAGAAACACGTGACATTGAAACTCTCGATGCCGCACTTTTGAATGGAGCGGTCCACTATCCAGGTTCTGGTAATTTGGAAGATACAAGTAACATGTTTATTTTTGGTCATAGTACCGGATTTCGTGTGGTGCAAAATGAAGCGTTCAAGGCGTTCAGTGGTTTGAAAAATATACACAACGATGACCTTATTCGCGTGCAATCAAAGACTAAAGAGTACGTCTATCGTGTTACGAAGACCTCACTTGTCGATGCGGACAATGTGCTTGTTGATCTTTCGAGTACGCATAAAAAATTAACGCTCTCAACATGTAACGCCTTTGGTCAGAAACAAGAGCGATATGTAGTTGAAGCGGATTTCGTTGGCAGTTATACTCTCACACCACAGTAG
- a CDS encoding twin-arginine translocase subunit TatC, translating to MNSFEETLSQYGTYFEELRQAILTVTKVFVGVFALGFFATSPAVRFILEHVRISGVTVVTTSPFQLVELAMSVGFFCACVVVVPLFVFRVYSFLKPGLFPAERTFFAWSAPFGLGLFITGFTYGCVMLYYAIKIIAQVNIGLGVSNYWDISSFISQMVLTSALLGLLFLFPLVITFLVRLGIVDAAFLKSKRKHAIAGIFILVSLLPPTDGVSLILMAVPMIIIFELTVVFNKGKNRGRLLTV from the coding sequence GTGAATTCCTTTGAAGAAACTCTTTCGCAATATGGCACGTATTTTGAGGAATTACGCCAAGCAATTCTTACGGTAACGAAGGTTTTTGTTGGTGTATTTGCTCTTGGTTTTTTTGCAACATCTCCTGCAGTACGTTTTATATTGGAACATGTTCGTATAAGCGGTGTAACCGTTGTGACTACGTCGCCATTTCAACTCGTTGAACTTGCTATGAGTGTGGGTTTTTTTTGTGCGTGTGTCGTCGTCGTACCACTTTTTGTTTTTCGTGTGTATTCATTTCTTAAGCCAGGTTTATTTCCTGCAGAACGTACTTTTTTTGCATGGTCGGCTCCTTTCGGTCTCGGGCTTTTTATCACAGGTTTTACGTACGGGTGCGTCATGTTGTATTACGCAATAAAAATAATTGCTCAAGTGAATATAGGGCTTGGTGTTTCAAATTATTGGGATATTAGTTCGTTTATTTCACAAATGGTACTCACCTCGGCACTTCTCGGTCTCCTTTTTCTTTTTCCGTTAGTTATTACCTTTCTTGTTCGTTTGGGTATTGTAGATGCAGCTTTTCTAAAATCAAAAAGGAAGCACGCTATCGCTGGGATATTCATTCTCGTCTCTTTGCTTCCGCCGACGGATGGGGTATCATTAATCTTGATGGCAGTGCCGATGATAATAATTTTTGAACTCACTGTTGTGTTCAATAAGGGGAAGAATCGCGGTCGTCTTTTAACAGTGTAA
- a CDS encoding twin-arginine translocase TatA/TatE family subunit, with product MFGLGTKEIIIIAVVLVLLFGSKKIPELTQSIADAIRHLLGAFKDEDTKK from the coding sequence ATGTTTGGATTAGGAACAAAGGAAATTATAATTATTGCCGTTGTGTTGGTACTGCTTTTTGGATCGAAGAAAATTCCAGAGCTTACCCAGAGCATTGCGGATGCAATCCGACATCTTCTCGGTGCATTTAAAGATGAAGATACAAAAAAATAG
- a CDS encoding twin-arginine translocase TatA/TatE family subunit, with amino-acid sequence MFGLGTKEIIIIAVVLVLLFGAKKIPELAKNIVDAFKNLTGAFKDVDDGGEKKK; translated from the coding sequence ATGTTTGGATTAGGAACAAAAGAAATCATAATTATTGCGGTGGTACTTGTTTTACTTTTTGGTGCGAAGAAAATACCCGAACTCGCAAAGAATATTGTTGATGCATTCAAAAATTTAACAGGAGCATTCAAGGATGTGGATGATGGTGGTGAAAAGAAAAAATAG
- a CDS encoding ATP-binding protein — protein MAKSTKFIDISPHRSIMTKISQTGYSIQEALAELIDNSIDARVPEKKLVVKVDITNDEIIISDNGKGMTEEQAAKAIRLGFSEKKSQLGEFGLGLKTSTSFLGKGFMLITTPEDSSEEYILEYDEDHWLEHGDWNKYPFIINNEIDPEKSGTTVIIKRLKVNFSEKLLNGIKDEFGLRFGPFIKNEELELIFNQEVCQPFVPVILDNKKNEFTFEFEGGTAKGWWGYQLVGLNKSYYGFHTYRRGRLVTTYDKMGLTPNQDIKQIIGDLHIEGIPITHDKKGWLKSSAQFKDLESKMREYFKPFEKKPKRILSGYPVSAGRVRGTVKLIKTTAQHIDIQKVLENVKRGDIIVTEMTRPQYLLAIRRAAGIITDLGGNLCHAAILSREFNIPCVVGTQNATSLLVEGKTVILDGNEGYIYED, from the coding sequence ATGGCCAAATCGACGAAATTTATAGATATTTCTCCCCACAGAAGTATTATGACGAAAATTAGTCAGACGGGATATTCCATTCAGGAAGCTCTGGCTGAACTTATTGATAATTCAATTGATGCACGAGTGCCGGAAAAGAAGTTGGTTGTTAAGGTAGACATAACAAATGATGAAATAATAATAAGTGATAACGGAAAGGGAATGACCGAGGAGCAAGCGGCAAAGGCTATTAGGCTCGGTTTTTCTGAGAAAAAGAGTCAGCTCGGTGAATTTGGTTTGGGGCTTAAAACATCCACATCGTTTTTAGGCAAGGGTTTTATGTTAATAACCACACCAGAGGACTCAAGTGAGGAATATATATTGGAGTACGACGAAGATCACTGGCTTGAGCATGGTGATTGGAATAAGTACCCCTTTATTATAAATAACGAAATTGATCCAGAAAAAAGCGGTACCACAGTAATAATAAAAAGATTGAAGGTAAACTTCTCAGAAAAACTTCTTAATGGTATTAAAGACGAGTTTGGTTTGAGGTTTGGACCCTTTATAAAAAATGAAGAATTGGAACTAATCTTCAATCAAGAAGTTTGTCAACCATTTGTTCCTGTGATACTGGATAATAAAAAAAATGAATTCACTTTTGAATTTGAAGGTGGTACGGCCAAGGGATGGTGGGGATACCAGTTGGTTGGGTTAAACAAAAGTTACTACGGATTCCATACGTATCGTAGGGGTAGGTTGGTCACGACGTATGACAAAATGGGCCTAACTCCAAACCAGGATATAAAACAAATAATAGGAGATTTACATATAGAAGGAATACCCATAACACATGACAAAAAAGGTTGGCTCAAGTCCTCGGCTCAATTCAAAGATCTCGAGAGTAAGATGAGAGAATATTTTAAACCTTTTGAGAAAAAGCCAAAAAGAATATTGAGTGGTTATCCGGTCTCGGCAGGTAGGGTTAGAGGGACTGTTAAACTTATTAAAACTACCGCTCAACATATAGATATCCAGAAGGTCCTGGAGAACGTAAAACGAGGTGACATAATTGTCACAGAGATGACGCGTCCACAGTATTTGTTGGCCATCAGGCGTGCCGCGGGTATTATCACCGATCTTGGTGGAAATCTTTGTCATGCGGCGATATTGTCAAGGGAGTTCAATATTCCATGTGTGGTTGGTACTCAGAATGCCACGTCACTTTTAGTGGAGGGTAAGACGGTTATATTAGATGGTAATGAGGGCTATATTTATGAAGATTGA
- a CDS encoding histidine phosphatase family protein — MSEKLPPMSDGRMEIHIQRHDVHKIGHLTPEGREHARTIAREKVGKYLDKEKDTNFLVIASNQVFDDREPDFGGQRAVETADEIVSAIRDELKARGLPDDHLFGGDTLPIAMSPDLQEAGIFSGDFMKYLKEKYDPENLKGLQYIWNIYYQDVESEIRKKMSAEGPRDLARRMDYVFKVAEMVGASFHKTDDRKSQPLVVWMVGHGGGLDAFLHHYAGVPVDDVGFSPSDGFTIRVNSDGVVVADVKGKEYPLHQDDELSLPKHPVIADETIRVSKWNA; from the coding sequence ATGAGTGAAAAATTACCCCCAATGTCAGACGGGCGAATGGAGATACATATCCAACGTCATGATGTTCATAAAATTGGTCATTTAACCCCTGAGGGTCGAGAACATGCGAGAACTATCGCCAGAGAAAAGGTTGGAAAATATTTAGATAAGGAAAAAGATACAAATTTTTTAGTCATTGCTTCAAACCAAGTGTTTGATGATAGAGAACCCGATTTTGGGGGGCAACGAGCCGTCGAGACGGCCGATGAAATAGTTTCTGCTATACGCGATGAATTGAAGGCGAGAGGCTTGCCTGATGACCATCTATTCGGAGGGGATACGCTTCCTATTGCCATGAGTCCTGATTTGCAAGAAGCAGGGATTTTTTCGGGTGATTTTATGAAATACCTTAAGGAAAAATATGACCCAGAAAATTTAAAGGGCTTACAGTATATTTGGAATATATATTATCAAGACGTTGAATCGGAGATAAGAAAAAAAATGAGTGCAGAGGGGCCAAGGGATCTCGCAAGAAGGATGGACTATGTTTTTAAAGTTGCGGAAATGGTTGGTGCTTCATTCCATAAAACTGATGACAGGAAGAGTCAGCCTTTAGTTGTTTGGATGGTTGGACACGGTGGGGGGCTCGATGCTTTCTTGCATCATTATGCCGGTGTTCCCGTCGACGATGTTGGCTTTTCACCGAGTGATGGTTTTACGATAAGGGTGAATTCAGACGGCGTTGTCGTGGCTGATGTAAAAGGTAAAGAATATCCACTCCATCAAGATGATGAATTAAGTCTCCCTAAACACCCAGTGATAGCTGATGAAACTATACGAGTATCTAAGTGGAATGCTTAA
- the ychF gene encoding redox-regulated ATPase YchF: protein MGLSLGIVGLPNVGKSTLFNALTRQSVDAANYPFCTIDPSVGVVRVPDERLGILSTFSHSKKTIPAAVEFVDIAGLVKGASEGQGLGNQFLSHIREVDAIVQVVRIFENNDVIHVSGSIDPVRDIGVINLELILADMQVVTKRLGSVEKEVRSGSRDAQTEKDGLEKVKVVLESEAFARTAILTEEEFEKVKLLNLLTMKKMLYALNTQSGGTNLDELKDARWDALLAFFEKEKAVWVVVDANTESDLKDMEHDERVAMRAELSVRGGIDDLIVSGFTLLDLMTFLTTGEDETRAWTIKRGSTAPQAGAAIHTDFLQKFIRAEVVFWKDLIDSGSYAAAREKGLVRTEGKEYIVKDGDVIEFKI from the coding sequence ATGGGATTAAGTCTTGGCATTGTTGGGCTTCCAAACGTTGGTAAATCAACGCTTTTTAATGCACTCACGCGCCAAAGTGTTGATGCAGCGAACTACCCATTTTGTACCATTGATCCATCTGTTGGAGTGGTACGTGTGCCAGATGAACGCTTGGGTATTCTTTCAACATTTTCACACTCAAAAAAGACAATTCCAGCTGCTGTAGAGTTTGTGGATATTGCTGGGCTTGTAAAAGGTGCGTCTGAAGGGCAGGGCCTTGGAAACCAATTTCTTTCACACATTCGGGAAGTGGACGCCATTGTGCAAGTGGTTCGTATTTTTGAAAATAATGATGTGATTCATGTGTCGGGGAGTATTGACCCTGTACGTGATATCGGGGTCATTAATTTGGAGCTTATTTTGGCTGATATGCAGGTAGTGACAAAGCGTCTGGGGAGTGTTGAAAAAGAGGTTCGTAGTGGTTCTCGTGATGCTCAGACTGAAAAGGACGGACTCGAAAAGGTAAAGGTGGTTCTTGAATCTGAAGCCTTTGCTCGAACTGCCATTCTAACTGAAGAAGAATTTGAAAAAGTAAAACTCCTCAATTTGTTGACGATGAAGAAAATGCTCTACGCGCTCAATACACAATCAGGTGGAACAAACCTAGACGAACTCAAGGACGCACGGTGGGACGCATTGCTCGCATTTTTTGAAAAAGAAAAAGCTGTGTGGGTTGTGGTGGATGCAAATACTGAATCTGATTTGAAAGACATGGAGCATGATGAACGTGTTGCGATGCGTGCAGAGCTCTCGGTACGCGGGGGGATTGATGATCTTATTGTTTCCGGATTCACACTTCTTGATTTGATGACATTCTTAACGACAGGAGAAGATGAAACGCGTGCGTGGACAATAAAGCGTGGAAGTACGGCACCCCAAGCAGGTGCAGCAATTCACACGGACTTTTTACAGAAATTTATTCGGGCTGAAGTTGTGTTCTGGAAAGATTTAATTGACTCAGGTTCGTACGCTGCGGCTCGTGAAAAAGGGTTAGTGCGTACGGAAGGGAAGGAATACATTGTAAAAGACGGAGACGTTATTGAATTTAAGATATAG